One Oncorhynchus clarkii lewisi isolate Uvic-CL-2024 chromosome 31, UVic_Ocla_1.0, whole genome shotgun sequence DNA segment encodes these proteins:
- the LOC139391030 gene encoding immunoresponsive gene 1, like, translated as MLSKVQRSFRPASVTLRRLHQSALDVVDHPASEDNVTDSFGRFIQGVQPHQLTPTVLHRSKRMVLDSIGVGLLGSTTHVFQMALQHCQHMYGPDDISSVYGRRGTRLSPTLAAFVNGVAAHSMDFDDTWHPATHPSGAVLPALLAVSDMLPSNSKPSGRDFLLAFNVGIEIQGRLMRFSNEAHNIPKRFHPPTVVGTLGSAAACARLLSLEHSQCSHALAIAASLSGAPMANAATQSKPLHIGNAARLGLEAALLASRGLEASPRVLDDTAGVAGFSAFYEDYAPQPLASPEEEGLQFLLENQDIGFKRFPAHLGMHWVADAAAAVHKLLLGEQGSGGSGQASGVVGQVQDILLRVPRSKYIDRPFPESEHEARHSFQFNACSALLDGEVTVDSFSQEALQRPDLYSLLGRVHVEHPHDNPANFDRMYGEVQVTLVGGDVLNGRCDTFYGHWRNPLTNESLRKKFRSNAGAVLPREKVEGLIEAVEGLDRLEDCCPLLEQLQ; from the exons TGGTAGATCATCCAGCCTCAGAGGACAATGTGACAGACAGTTTTGGCAGGTTCATCCAGGGTGTCCAGCCCCACCAGCTGACCCCCACCGTGCTCCACCGCAGTAAGAGGATGGTCCTAGACTCCATCGGAGTGGGACTACTGGGCAGCACCACACATGTCTTCCAGATGGCCCTGCAACACTGTCAG CACATGTACGGTCCTGATGACATCAGCAGTGTGTACGGACGCAGAGGAACCAGACTCTCCCCAACCCTGGCTGCCTTCGTCAACGGAGTGGCT GCCCACTCCATGGACTTTGATGACACCTGGCACCCTGCCACTCACCCGTCAGGGGCAGTCCTTCCTGCCCTGCTGGCGGTCAGTGATATGCTGCCCAGTAACAGCAAGCCTAGTGGGCGGGACTTCCTGCTTGCGTTCAATGTGGGTATAGAGATCCAGGGACGACTGATGAGATTCTCCAACGAGGCTCacaacatccccaagag gttcCACCCCCCTACTGTTGTGGGTACTCTGGGTAGTGCAGCAGCCTGCGCCCGCCTCCTTTCTCTGGAACACTCCCAGTGTAGCCACGCCCTGGCCATCGCTGCCAGCCTATCAGGAGCCCCCATGGCTAACGCCGCCACCCAGTCCAAACCCCTCCACATCGGCAACGCAGCGCGGCTGGGGCTTGAGGCGGCTCTACTGGCCTCTAGAGGTCTGGAGGCCTCACCCAGGGTCCTGGATGACACCGCCGGGGTCGCAGGGTTCAGCGCCTTCTACGAGGACTACGCCCCACAACCTTTGGCCTCCCCAGAGGAAGAGGGGTTGCAGTTCCTCCTAGAGAACCAGGATATAGGGTTTAAGAGGTTCCCGGCCCACCTGGGGATGCACTGGGTGGCCGACGCTGCTGCCGCCGTACACAAACTGCTGCTGGGGGAGCAGGGGTCAGGGGGGAGTGGTCAGGCGTCAGGGGTCGTAGGTCAGGTCCAGGACATCCTGCTCAGGGTTCCCCGCTCCAAGTACATTGATCGTCCGTTCCCGGAGTCGGAGCATGAGGCCAGACACTCCTTCCAGTTCAacgcctgctctgccctgctggACGGAGAGGTCACCGTGGACTCATTCTCCCAGGAAGCACTGCAGCGCCCCGACCTCTACTCCCTGCTGGGGCGTGTCCACGTCGAGCATCCCCATGACAACCCCGCTAACTTTGACCGCATGTACGGTGAGGTGCAGGTGACGCTGGTGGGCGGGGACGTCCTGAACGGACGCTGTGATACTTTTTATGGTCACTGGCGTAACCCTTTGACCAATGAGAGCCTGAGGAAGAAGTTCCGTAGCAACGCTGGGGCGGTCCTTcccagagagaaggtggagggtcTGATAGAGGCAGTAGAGGGACTAGACCGACTGGAGGACTGCTGTCCTCTGCTGGAGCAGCTACagtga